In Stieleria varia, one genomic interval encodes:
- the coxB gene encoding cytochrome c oxidase subunit II, with amino-acid sequence MNVALSQSTLDPAGRGAEVIADLFWVMAIGGVCIWLLVIGLAVYAILRPGKHQAKTTRVLVIGGGAVFPTLVLTGLLTYGLSILPDLQSPAPQGSQVVEVVGVRWWWRVRYRLPSGKTVETANEIHLPVGEAVEFKLTSEDVIHSFWIPALGGKMDMIPGRENRLKLFPTKTGVFRGVCAEFCGAAHAQMSFDVVVQSRDEFDRWLVELQQSAGESDHAGQAVFRSRGCGACHTIRGTEFDGVVGPDLTHFGSRRSIGASVLANTPENLTRWISHTHQVKPGVEMPAFDSIDAEKLAELVDYLMELR; translated from the coding sequence ATGAACGTTGCTCTCTCCCAATCAACTCTTGATCCCGCCGGTCGAGGCGCGGAAGTGATCGCGGATCTGTTCTGGGTGATGGCTATCGGTGGTGTCTGTATCTGGTTGTTGGTGATCGGTCTAGCAGTTTACGCAATCTTGCGTCCCGGTAAACATCAGGCAAAGACGACGCGAGTGTTGGTGATCGGTGGTGGTGCGGTATTCCCGACACTCGTCTTAACAGGCTTGCTGACATACGGCTTGTCAATCTTGCCGGACTTACAAAGCCCCGCTCCGCAAGGCAGCCAAGTTGTCGAAGTGGTTGGTGTGCGTTGGTGGTGGCGAGTCCGATATCGCTTGCCTAGTGGAAAAACGGTCGAAACGGCCAACGAGATACATTTGCCTGTTGGCGAAGCGGTCGAGTTCAAGCTCACCAGCGAGGATGTCATCCATTCGTTTTGGATTCCCGCGTTGGGCGGCAAGATGGACATGATTCCGGGACGTGAGAATCGCTTGAAGTTGTTTCCGACCAAGACGGGTGTTTTCCGTGGTGTGTGCGCGGAGTTCTGCGGTGCCGCTCATGCTCAGATGTCGTTTGACGTCGTGGTCCAGTCCAGGGACGAATTTGATCGATGGCTGGTTGAACTGCAGCAGTCGGCTGGTGAATCAGACCACGCCGGCCAAGCCGTCTTTCGATCACGCGGCTGTGGTGCGTGTCACACGATTCGCGGAACAGAGTTTGACGGCGTGGTCGGCCCTGATCTGACTCATTTTGGCTCACGGCGAAGTATCGGAGCATCGGTCTTGGCAAACACACCAGAGAATCTGACTCGCTGGATCAGTCATACGCATCAGGTCAAACCCGGCGTCGAGATGCCCGCGTTTGATTCGATCGACGCGGAGAAGTTGGCGGAGTTGGTCGACTATTTGATGGAACTCCGATGA
- a CDS encoding dodecin: MVLVLEVIEITGSSKTSIEDAVENAITHASKTVRGMRWFEVTESRGDITDGKVDHWQVTVKIGFTLDK, encoded by the coding sequence ATGGTGCTCGTTTTAGAAGTAATCGAGATTACCGGATCGTCAAAGACGTCGATCGAAGACGCCGTCGAGAACGCGATCACTCATGCTTCAAAAACCGTCCGAGGGATGCGATGGTTTGAAGTGACTGAATCCCGAGGTGACATCACCGATGGCAAGGTTGACCACTGGCAAGTCACCGTGAAGATCGGCTTCACGCTCGACAAATAA
- a CDS encoding CBS domain-containing protein, which yields MKLKDVMTTHVRGISADESVRNAAEAMSQMQVGSLPVFRDGKPIGIITDRDIVVRCVAAGLDCSQTPCRQAMTGELITLPETTDIEAAASAMEERQIRRLLVTGENYDIVGIVSVGDIAANSGSQKVCAELIERMSVPAEPVRFEAVQ from the coding sequence ATGAAATTGAAAGATGTGATGACCACGCACGTCCGCGGGATTTCGGCAGACGAGAGTGTCCGCAACGCAGCGGAGGCAATGAGCCAAATGCAAGTCGGATCGCTACCGGTGTTTCGCGATGGAAAACCAATTGGAATCATCACTGATCGCGATATCGTCGTTCGCTGCGTTGCTGCCGGCTTGGATTGTTCTCAAACGCCGTGCAGACAAGCAATGACGGGAGAGCTGATCACGTTGCCCGAGACGACGGACATCGAGGCTGCGGCGAGCGCCATGGAGGAACGTCAAATTCGTCGGTTGTTGGTGACGGGCGAAAACTACGACATCGTGGGAATTGTCTCGGTCGGCGATATCGCCGCCAATTCGGGATCACAAAAAGTGTGCGCGGAATTGATCGAGAGAATGTCGGTCCCCGCCGAACCGGTGCGTTTCGAAGCGGTGCAATAG
- a CDS encoding DUF1552 domain-containing protein yields the protein MHPKYNQSKQAERNASLQRRRFLRGLGAAIAVPMLPSIAHAAGDAAGINSTSGATSRGGDGSAPLRMAYFIHPNGVVQDYWFPKVNGNDFEFNRTMKPLEEVKEHVQVITGLDQLNATPGNDGGGDHARAGATYLTGMRAKKTGGKDIRCGISIDQVAAQQLGHLTRFASLELTCDAIRNTGSCDTGYACAYQYNMSWSSPTTPVTPEPNPRLVFERLFGTGDHGERKRSFEIRRERQKSILDFVMEDTRSLTRDMGYEDQVKLDEYLSNVRELERRISDTEQIAKIPDPNMPTPAGIPGNIGDHMDLMYDLLILAFQTDQTRIATLLLAYDGSNLPYPELGISEGHHWLTHNLRVPEYKEKVGQIEVYWMQRFAKFIRKMRDTPDIDGSRLIDNVMMLYGSAISDGNMHKHDNCPAILVGGGGGTLQPGRVTDAAGIPMSNMYVSMLEKFGVQGVTQFGDSNGRYDDI from the coding sequence ATGCACCCCAAATACAATCAGTCAAAGCAAGCCGAACGTAACGCCTCATTGCAGCGTCGGCGGTTCCTCCGCGGATTGGGTGCGGCCATCGCGGTCCCGATGCTTCCGTCCATCGCACACGCGGCGGGAGATGCTGCCGGAATCAATTCGACCTCAGGTGCAACAAGCCGGGGAGGCGATGGTTCGGCACCGCTGCGGATGGCCTACTTCATTCATCCCAATGGCGTCGTGCAGGACTACTGGTTCCCCAAAGTCAACGGCAACGACTTTGAATTCAATCGCACGATGAAACCGCTGGAGGAGGTGAAGGAGCACGTGCAAGTCATCACGGGGCTCGACCAACTCAACGCCACCCCCGGCAACGATGGCGGGGGCGACCATGCCCGCGCCGGTGCAACGTACTTGACCGGTATGCGTGCGAAGAAGACCGGTGGAAAAGACATTCGCTGCGGAATCTCGATCGATCAAGTTGCCGCCCAGCAACTCGGCCACTTGACCCGTTTTGCGTCGTTGGAACTGACCTGTGACGCGATCCGAAACACGGGTAGCTGCGATACCGGTTACGCCTGCGCCTACCAGTACAACATGTCCTGGAGTTCGCCAACCACACCGGTCACCCCCGAACCGAATCCGCGTCTGGTGTTTGAACGACTGTTCGGGACCGGTGACCACGGCGAGCGAAAACGATCCTTTGAAATTCGCCGTGAACGTCAAAAGTCGATTCTCGATTTTGTCATGGAGGACACCCGCTCGCTGACGCGCGACATGGGATACGAGGATCAGGTTAAATTGGACGAGTACCTGTCCAACGTACGAGAGCTGGAACGTCGCATCTCCGACACGGAGCAGATCGCAAAAATTCCCGATCCAAACATGCCGACGCCGGCCGGAATTCCTGGCAACATCGGCGACCACATGGACTTGATGTACGACTTGCTCATCTTAGCATTCCAGACCGACCAAACTCGAATCGCCACGTTACTGCTGGCATACGATGGCAGCAATCTGCCGTATCCAGAGCTCGGGATTTCAGAGGGCCACCACTGGTTGACGCACAATCTGCGCGTGCCGGAGTACAAAGAGAAGGTTGGCCAAATCGAAGTCTATTGGATGCAGCGTTTTGCAAAATTCATCCGCAAGATGCGTGACACTCCAGACATCGACGGCAGCCGACTGATCGACAACGTGATGATGCTATACGGTAGCGCCATCTCGGATGGCAACATGCACAAGCACGACAATTGTCCGGCGATTTTGGTCGGCGGCGGCGGAGGCACGCTGCAACCCGGACGCGTGACCGATGCCGCTGGGATACCGATGTCCAACATGTACGTCAGCATGCTGGAAAAATTCGGAGTCCAGGGCGTAACGCAATTCGGCGACTCCAACGGTCGTTATGACGACATCTGA
- a CDS encoding DedA family protein, with amino-acid sequence MEAWVRNFLEEFGALGVGLLMLVENIFPPIPSEIVMPWSGYSVSQGDNSFIAVVAAGSIGSFAGAMFWYYLARWIGKDRLSRWIRGHGAWLTITPNDLDRVESWFERWGSVAVLVCRLVPGVRTLISVPAGFSTMSTLRFSLMTAIGVVIWTTLLAVIGWWLGDNYADLAGPLSWVSTLVIVGLVGWWLWRLLQQRKIRLQEANS; translated from the coding sequence ATGGAAGCATGGGTTCGCAATTTTTTAGAAGAGTTTGGAGCACTCGGCGTCGGACTATTGATGCTGGTCGAAAACATCTTTCCACCGATTCCATCGGAGATTGTGATGCCTTGGTCTGGCTACTCCGTCAGCCAGGGTGACAACTCGTTCATCGCAGTGGTTGCTGCCGGCAGTATCGGCTCATTTGCTGGTGCCATGTTTTGGTACTACCTTGCTCGCTGGATCGGCAAGGATCGGTTGTCGCGTTGGATTCGCGGTCACGGCGCCTGGCTGACGATAACGCCGAATGATCTCGATCGCGTGGAATCTTGGTTTGAACGCTGGGGATCGGTTGCCGTATTGGTGTGTCGTCTGGTTCCTGGTGTACGAACACTGATCAGCGTCCCCGCAGGATTCTCGACGATGTCAACACTCCGTTTCTCGCTGATGACCGCGATCGGGGTGGTGATTTGGACAACGTTACTGGCGGTGATCGGCTGGTGGTTGGGCGACAACTATGCCGACCTAGCCGGGCCGCTAAGTTGGGTCAGCACCTTGGTAATTGTGGGCTTGGTCGGCTGGTGGTTGTGGCGACTGTTGCAACAGCGAAAGATTCGCTTGCAAGAGGCCAATTCATGA